One Candidatus Thioglobus sp. DNA window includes the following coding sequences:
- a CDS encoding TolC family protein produces the protein MKQLLLALILFISSSVKAYTQNNFIDQLLISHEFFEKEMINLKIKKLEMDGDQANYGNWSWDVGAQIGRIHKDKQKYDYISSTDYARETAQNIRKVSSDLSKKFFSNGSELSLSFDRSLPVKDEQMHDKNGYQKGKNTTEYLNDASISWTLPLLKNKDGVVDQKTYDLSVLDYKDEKLLLAEIQEDFIEDKVFEFIDWVGFKWQIDVINKAINKLQNIRIQITKNQLRDTKVLVRFIDKKKRLLLSLKSKLKAQSGLLLSSVKSINLSKNPPTLPSIFYVDLVDNVKRYCRSNIRDLQRIDLELQKNNRAIETYKNLQLADFDFTISASKENNKGNYTSYSKSSEAIVETKLVFSYPLSGDISNQVYLDKYRYKQRQIELKYENKLKDVVSAINKLKTDIKQGLIQLKLTQRQIKQHKVDNELDLYFSGRGDIRFAIIEQDDYQELQLEKIEILINLYKNKLKYNSLLDRLLPY, from the coding sequence ATGAAGCAGTTATTATTAGCATTAATTTTGTTTATAAGCTCATCTGTTAAAGCTTATACGCAAAATAATTTTATAGATCAATTATTGATTAGTCACGAATTTTTTGAAAAGGAGATGATCAATCTTAAGATTAAAAAATTAGAGATGGATGGTGATCAAGCAAATTATGGAAATTGGTCGTGGGATGTGGGTGCTCAGATTGGACGTATTCATAAAGATAAGCAAAAGTATGACTACATTTCAAGTACCGATTATGCTCGTGAAACAGCCCAAAACATAAGAAAGGTTTCATCAGATTTATCTAAGAAATTTTTCTCAAATGGATCTGAATTAAGCCTATCTTTTGATCGATCTTTACCCGTTAAAGATGAACAAATGCATGATAAAAACGGCTATCAAAAAGGCAAAAATACGACTGAATATTTGAATGATGCGAGCATTAGCTGGACGCTACCCCTACTTAAAAATAAAGACGGCGTGGTTGACCAAAAAACCTATGATTTATCAGTACTAGATTATAAAGATGAAAAACTACTTTTAGCCGAGATTCAAGAAGATTTTATTGAAGATAAAGTATTTGAATTTATTGATTGGGTAGGATTTAAATGGCAAATTGATGTCATCAATAAAGCTATTAATAAATTACAGAATATACGAATACAAATTACAAAAAATCAATTAAGAGATACTAAAGTATTGGTAAGATTTATCGATAAGAAAAAGCGCCTATTATTGAGTTTAAAATCAAAATTAAAAGCACAATCAGGCTTGTTGTTATCCTCAGTTAAATCAATAAATCTATCTAAGAATCCACCAACATTGCCCTCTATTTTTTATGTTGATTTAGTCGATAATGTTAAGCGTTATTGTCGGTCCAATATTAGAGACCTTCAGCGAATTGATCTTGAGCTGCAAAAAAATAATAGAGCCATTGAAACGTATAAAAATTTACAATTAGCTGACTTTGATTTCACAATTAGCGCCTCTAAAGAAAACAATAAAGGAAATTACACTAGTTACTCGAAGTCTAGTGAAGCGATTGTTGAGACTAAACTGGTGTTCTCATATCCTTTAAGTGGTGATATCTCTAATCAAGTTTATTTGGATAAGTATCGATATAAGCAAAGGCAAATTGAGCTTAAATATGAAAACAAATTAAAAGATGTTGTCTCTGCTATTAATAAGTTAAAAACTGATATTAAACAAGGTTTAATTCAACTCAAGCTCACCCAAAGACAAATTAAACAGCACAAGGTTGATAACGAATTAGATCTATATTTTTCAGGGCGGGGCGATATTAGGTTTGCCATTATTGAGCAAGATGATTATCAAGAGCTACAATTGGAAAAAATTGAAATTTTGATTAATTTATATAAAAACAAACTCAAATATAATAGCTTGTTAGATCGCCTATTGCCTTATTAG
- a CDS encoding SDR family NAD(P)-dependent oxidoreductase, protein MRSVLITGCSSGIGLCLALGLKKAGYQVFATARKLNDVEKLKQLGLKSHQLDLTSSESIKLAMNQIYSQTDTLYGLIHNGAYGQVGALEDISREVLEDQFQANFFGWHELTNLVLPVMKKNNSGRIIYLSSVLGFVAMPFRGPYNASKFAIEGLVDTLRLELINTNIQLSLIQPGPIDSQFRANAYLAFKDNVNMEKSAYQVNYQGMIKRLKSSQLATYTLAPESILSCALHALEAPRAKIHYRVTFPTKLFALLKRILPSRIMDKILSKAGGGGKR, encoded by the coding sequence ATGCGTTCAGTCTTAATTACAGGCTGCTCTAGTGGGATTGGGCTTTGTCTTGCTCTTGGTTTAAAAAAAGCTGGATATCAAGTTTTTGCAACGGCTAGAAAGTTAAATGATGTGGAAAAGCTTAAGCAATTAGGGCTTAAATCTCATCAGCTAGATCTTACCTCTTCTGAATCTATTAAGCTTGCTATGAATCAGATTTACTCACAAACAGATACTTTATATGGATTGATACATAATGGTGCGTATGGACAAGTTGGCGCTTTAGAGGACATATCTAGAGAGGTGCTTGAGGATCAATTCCAGGCAAATTTTTTTGGTTGGCATGAATTAACTAATTTAGTCTTGCCAGTAATGAAAAAAAATAACTCTGGAAGAATTATTTACTTAAGCTCAGTATTGGGATTTGTGGCAATGCCTTTTAGAGGGCCGTATAATGCTTCAAAATTTGCTATAGAAGGTCTTGTAGATACTCTAAGGCTTGAGCTTATTAATACGAATATTCAATTATCTCTGATTCAACCAGGCCCTATTGATTCCCAGTTTAGAGCAAATGCTTATCTGGCATTTAAAGATAATGTTAATATGGAGAAAAGCGCATATCAGGTGAATTATCAAGGCATGATTAAACGATTAAAATCAAGTCAGTTAGCTACTTACACATTAGCACCTGAATCAATTCTTAGCTGTGCATTGCATGCTTTAGAAGCGCCTAGAGCAAAAATTCACTATCGAGTGACTTTTCCAACTAAATTATTCGCACTATTGAAAAGGATATTGCCTAGTCGAATAATGGATAAAATACTCTCTAAAGCAGGCGGCGGAGGCAAGCGATAA
- a CDS encoding HAD-IA family hydrolase — protein sequence MDINTILFDLDGTLIDTAPDLAYALNTLLEEVGLEAKPYDKIKPLVAFGGKALIKFGFNCDEEHSEFSKRHQKLLKIYTNNIDLNSKPFEGVNALIKTLEDRQINWGIVTNKPEYLTHLLLQKLNINVDVVVCGDTLEFSKPHPAPLLYACAQFAIDPKRCIFVGDDKNDMLAGNNAGIKTVAVTYGYGNVEQDWNYDYKINHAQELLELI from the coding sequence ATGGATATTAATACCATTCTTTTCGATTTAGACGGTACCCTCATCGATACCGCGCCAGACTTGGCTTATGCGCTAAATACCTTACTTGAAGAGGTGGGTCTCGAAGCTAAGCCTTATGACAAAATTAAGCCTTTAGTTGCGTTTGGTGGTAAGGCCCTTATTAAATTTGGATTTAATTGTGATGAAGAGCATTCAGAATTTTCCAAGCGTCATCAAAAGCTGCTTAAGATTTATACTAACAATATTGATCTAAATTCAAAACCTTTTGAGGGTGTCAATGCACTCATAAAAACCCTTGAAGATCGGCAAATAAACTGGGGAATTGTCACCAATAAGCCCGAGTATTTAACTCATTTATTACTGCAAAAATTAAATATTAATGTGGACGTAGTGGTTTGTGGAGATACTTTAGAGTTTAGTAAGCCTCATCCTGCGCCCTTGTTATATGCATGTGCTCAATTTGCTATTGATCCAAAGCGCTGTATCTTTGTTGGAGACGATAAAAATGATATGCTAGCAGGGAATAATGCTGGGATTAAAACAGTAGCAGTGACTTATGGTTACGGCAACGTTGAACAAGATTGGAATTATGATTATAAAATTAATCATGCACAAGAATTATTGGAGTTAATTTAA
- a CDS encoding inositol monophosphatase — MHPTLNIAVKAARKAGDIILRYHNQIDLLTIENKATNDFVSEVDKAAEDAIINELKYAFPDHSILGEENGEIVGKDKRFVWILDPLDGTTNYLHGFPQYSVSIALYENDEATHAVVYDPFKEELFTASKGDGAYLNEQRIRVTNTNGFEDTLIGTGFPFKAPQHLDAYLDMFKAVHPKVAGIRRAGSAALDLAYLAAGRLDGFWEIELNIWDIAAGALLVKEAGGYIGDFSGRDKFLETGNVVAGNEKVFKALLKTIHPHLTADLQR, encoded by the coding sequence ATGCATCCTACGCTTAATATTGCCGTTAAAGCCGCTCGAAAAGCGGGCGATATCATTCTCAGATATCACAATCAAATTGATTTATTAACGATTGAAAATAAAGCAACTAACGACTTCGTCTCTGAAGTGGATAAAGCCGCTGAAGACGCTATTATAAACGAGTTGAAATATGCCTTTCCGGATCATTCAATCTTGGGCGAAGAAAACGGAGAAATTGTCGGCAAAGACAAGCGCTTTGTTTGGATCTTGGATCCACTAGATGGAACTACTAACTATCTACATGGCTTTCCACAATATTCAGTCTCTATTGCTTTATATGAAAACGATGAAGCTACTCATGCAGTGGTTTACGACCCTTTTAAAGAAGAGTTGTTTACCGCTTCAAAGGGTGATGGCGCTTATTTAAATGAGCAAAGAATTCGTGTTACTAATACGAATGGCTTTGAAGACACCTTAATTGGCACTGGCTTTCCATTTAAAGCACCTCAACACCTAGATGCCTACCTTGACATGTTTAAGGCTGTTCATCCAAAGGTAGCCGGCATTCGTCGCGCAGGCTCTGCCGCACTTGATTTAGCTTATTTAGCTGCTGGCCGATTAGATGGCTTCTGGGAAATTGAACTTAATATCTGGGACATAGCAGCAGGCGCTCTTTTAGTTAAAGAAGCAGGTGGATATATTGGTGATTTCTCTGGTCGTGACAAATTCTTAGAAACCGGCAACGTGGTTGCGGGCAATGAAAAAGTTTTTAAGGCTCTTTTAAAAACCATTCACCCACATTTAACAGCTGACTTACAGCGCTAA
- a CDS encoding YceD family protein, with product MQGIPTNIKLLSFAKKGLIFSQTYTVKDFPRIKDIVSNVDDSVEVKLNFYIENNKIPCIEGNVKLDVALDCQRCLKEVKLHLNPAFKLAFIIHENQAEDLDPSFETILNADEEFSTIEFITDEVLISVPMIPMHSHECQSYKDESPVTLQKRRNPFAVLEQLKNSNKE from the coding sequence ATGCAGGGAATACCGACCAATATAAAACTTTTAAGCTTTGCTAAAAAAGGATTGATCTTTTCACAGACTTATACGGTGAAAGACTTTCCAAGAATTAAAGATATTGTTTCTAATGTCGATGATTCGGTTGAAGTTAAATTGAATTTTTATATTGAGAACAACAAAATTCCTTGCATTGAAGGTAATGTGAAATTAGATGTGGCACTTGATTGTCAGCGCTGCTTAAAAGAAGTTAAGCTTCATCTAAATCCAGCCTTCAAATTAGCTTTTATTATTCATGAAAATCAAGCTGAAGATTTAGATCCGAGTTTTGAGACAATTTTGAACGCGGATGAGGAATTTTCAACAATAGAATTTATAACGGATGAGGTGCTAATATCCGTTCCTATGATACCGATGCATTCACATGAATGCCAATCGTACAAGGATGAAAGCCCGGTAACACTGCAAAAGCGTAGAAACCCTTTTGCAGTGTTAGAACAATTAAAAAACTCAAACAAGGAATAA
- the rpmF gene encoding 50S ribosomal protein L32 codes for MAVQKSRKTPSKRGMRRSHNALTSPALSEDQETGETHLRHHITADGYYRGKKVINTSDVQEVEA; via the coding sequence ATGGCTGTACAAAAAAGTAGAAAAACCCCTTCAAAAAGAGGCATGCGTCGTTCACATAATGCATTAACAAGTCCTGCATTATCAGAAGATCAAGAAACTGGTGAAACTCACTTACGTCACCACATTACTGCAGATGGTTACTACCGTGGTAAAAAAGTAATCAACACATCAGATGTTCAAGAAGTAGAAGCCTAG
- a CDS encoding YciK family oxidoreductase — protein MQISTNYSITQDELKGKVILVTGANRGFGKAMTLDLAKAGATVIMLGRDLGSLETAYDEVVDSGFEEPILYPLDLEGATPKNYEQLQRDILDNFGQLDGLIHNASIIGTMMPIEQYDLKLWYSTMQINVNAPFMLTQFLIPALSKSEDARILFLSSSVGRTARAYWGAYGVSKFAIEGLSKTLSEELEKTSIRVNSLNPKRMRTKMRQMAYPAENIEKNPTPESVSPAIVYLMSKQTKSLNGEQLTLEN, from the coding sequence ATGCAAATTTCAACCAATTATTCAATCACACAAGATGAGTTAAAAGGTAAAGTAATTTTGGTCACAGGCGCTAACCGTGGCTTTGGCAAGGCAATGACACTTGATTTAGCCAAAGCAGGTGCTACTGTTATTATGTTGGGCCGTGACTTAGGTTCTCTTGAGACAGCTTATGATGAAGTTGTAGATAGTGGGTTTGAGGAGCCTATTTTGTACCCATTAGATCTTGAAGGTGCAACGCCTAAAAACTATGAACAATTACAAAGAGACATCTTGGATAACTTTGGTCAGCTTGATGGTTTGATTCATAATGCCAGTATTATTGGCACCATGATGCCTATTGAACAGTACGATTTAAAGCTTTGGTATTCAACCATGCAAATTAATGTTAATGCCCCTTTTATGCTAACGCAATTTTTAATTCCTGCACTAAGTAAGTCTGAAGATGCGCGAATCTTGTTTTTATCGTCGTCAGTAGGGCGAACGGCACGTGCCTATTGGGGTGCTTATGGGGTGAGTAAATTTGCTATTGAAGGTTTGAGTAAGACCCTATCAGAAGAGCTTGAAAAGACATCTATTAGAGTTAATTCGCTTAATCCAAAACGCATGCGTACAAAAATGCGCCAAATGGCTTATCCAGCTGAAAATATTGAAAAAAATCCAACACCAGAGAGCGTTTCTCCAGCGATTGTTTATCTAATGAGTAAGCAAACTAAATCGCTCAATGGCGAGCAGTTAACGCTTGAAAATTAG
- a CDS encoding DNA recombination protein RmuC codes for MDILSLILGLLVGGIAIYIYLGKQLQVVSKEKIHLEVSLDEKIKSYENQIDMINIAREQMSKDFKEVASHILEKDRHDLSLKNSELLTPLQSQLKEFRDKIEVITTEQIKERATLSVQIDNLKKTSIEAQETTQNLTNALTYDNKQQGDWGEMILSSILSSSGLREGHEFDTQKQLKNEQGESFKPDVILHLPDEKDIIIDSKVSLKAYKDYIADQTNAALLKSHVSSVEAHINGISIKEYENLEGVLTLDFIFVFIPIESALLVALDQKPDLFTLALKKNIVLVSPSTLMMSLKTVHHIWQTERQNQNSEEIARQAGAMYDKLFGFMKSMDEIEKSLDKAQKSYRDARGKLSDGKGNLIGRAEKLKELGVQSKKELD; via the coding sequence ATGGATATATTGAGTTTGATATTGGGTTTATTGGTTGGTGGAATTGCTATATATATTTATTTAGGTAAGCAATTGCAAGTCGTAAGTAAAGAAAAAATTCATCTGGAAGTGAGTCTTGATGAGAAGATTAAATCTTATGAAAATCAGATTGATATGATCAATATTGCCAGAGAGCAAATGAGCAAAGATTTTAAAGAGGTTGCCAGTCATATTTTGGAAAAAGATCGCCATGATTTAAGTCTTAAAAACTCTGAATTACTCACACCTTTGCAATCCCAGTTAAAAGAATTTCGAGACAAAATTGAAGTTATTACAACTGAGCAAATCAAAGAGCGTGCAACGCTTTCAGTACAAATTGACAACCTTAAAAAGACCAGTATTGAAGCACAAGAAACTACCCAAAATCTTACCAATGCATTGACTTATGACAATAAGCAGCAAGGTGATTGGGGGGAGATGATTTTAAGCTCTATTTTGTCTAGCTCTGGGCTAAGAGAAGGTCATGAATTTGACACTCAAAAGCAGCTTAAAAATGAGCAGGGTGAATCTTTTAAGCCAGATGTAATTTTGCATTTGCCTGATGAAAAAGATATTATTATTGATTCTAAGGTTTCCTTAAAAGCTTATAAAGACTACATTGCTGACCAAACTAACGCAGCACTCTTAAAATCACATGTTAGTTCAGTTGAAGCGCATATTAATGGAATTAGTATTAAAGAGTATGAAAATTTAGAAGGTGTATTAACTCTTGACTTTATTTTTGTCTTTATTCCTATTGAGTCAGCTTTGCTAGTCGCACTTGATCAAAAGCCTGATTTATTTACCCTTGCATTGAAAAAGAACATAGTCTTGGTTTCTCCCTCAACCTTAATGATGAGCTTAAAAACGGTACATCATATTTGGCAAACCGAACGACAAAACCAAAACTCTGAAGAAATTGCACGCCAAGCGGGCGCTATGTATGACAAACTATTTGGCTTCATGAAATCTATGGATGAGATTGAAAAGAGCCTAGATAAGGCACAAAAAAGCTACAGAGATGCTCGGGGCAAGCTTTCTGATGGTAAGGGTAATTTAATTGGCCGCGCTGAAAAATTAAAAGAACTCGGCGTGCAAAGCAAAAAGGAGCTAGATTAA
- a CDS encoding 1-acyl-sn-glycerol-3-phosphate acyltransferase translates to MLFLRSLLYFLGSTLVLSFLVALSLSLFFLPMKVRYGILSQWASFCMWWLGVTLNIKLNVIGKENIPSQASVIVSNHQSTWETLALQTIFPHQTWVLKQELQWIPIFGWGLMLLKPIIINRGEKLKAIKKVMKQGAARIKEGIFVVVFPEGTRQSYEKLGEYQNGGVAIAKKTNCDVVPVYHNAGKLWPKGSFVKQPGTITLIIGKPIQSTGKNASALTKEVRDWTLEMQKTY, encoded by the coding sequence ATGCTGTTTTTAAGATCATTACTGTATTTTTTAGGTTCAACCTTGGTGCTTAGTTTTTTAGTAGCCTTATCATTGTCTTTGTTTTTTTTGCCGATGAAAGTTCGCTATGGAATATTGTCACAATGGGCGTCATTTTGTATGTGGTGGTTAGGTGTAACGCTTAATATAAAGCTTAACGTTATTGGTAAAGAGAATATTCCCAGTCAGGCTAGCGTCATTGTCTCTAATCATCAGTCAACCTGGGAAACGCTCGCCTTACAAACAATCTTCCCACACCAAACTTGGGTACTTAAACAAGAACTTCAATGGATCCCAATTTTTGGCTGGGGTTTAATGCTATTAAAGCCAATTATTATTAACCGTGGTGAAAAACTAAAGGCTATCAAAAAAGTGATGAAACAAGGAGCCGCTAGAATTAAAGAAGGCATATTTGTGGTTGTATTTCCTGAAGGTACGCGCCAATCGTATGAAAAATTGGGTGAATATCAAAATGGTGGCGTCGCCATTGCTAAAAAAACTAATTGTGACGTTGTGCCGGTTTATCACAATGCGGGCAAACTTTGGCCAAAAGGCAGTTTTGTTAAACAACCAGGTACCATAACATTAATTATTGGAAAACCCATTCAATCAACTGGCAAGAACGCCTCAGCACTAACCAAAGAAGTGCGAGATTGGACGCTAGAGATGCAAAAAACTTATTAA
- a CDS encoding ketoacyl-ACP synthase III encodes MNKFARIIGTGSYLPPTVVTNDDLSKTIDTTDEWIVTRTGIKQRHIVTDESTCDLAENASKKALEMAGIDASELDLIILATTTPDKIFPATATMLQKAIGASCPAFDLQSVCSGFIFALTTAEQYVKTGAAKNVLVVGSETMSRIVDWNDRSTAILFGDGAGAVILSGSEETGILHSKLFSDGDYLSSLHVNNNFINETGFIEMAGNEVYKIAVNRLSELAEETLNDVGMNSEELDWMVPHQANIRIISSVAKRIKTPMDKVIVTLENHGNTSAASIPLALDVAVRDGRIKKGDNLLMEGIGGGFSWGSVLVKF; translated from the coding sequence ATGAATAAATTTGCTCGAATTATAGGCACTGGAAGCTACCTTCCGCCAACCGTTGTTACTAATGATGACCTTTCTAAAACCATCGATACAACCGATGAATGGATTGTTACAAGAACTGGTATCAAGCAACGTCACATCGTTACCGATGAAAGCACTTGTGATTTAGCCGAGAATGCTTCGAAAAAAGCTTTAGAGATGGCTGGTATAGACGCTTCTGAACTTGATCTTATCATCCTTGCTACCACCACACCTGATAAGATTTTTCCAGCAACCGCAACCATGTTACAAAAAGCTATTGGCGCTTCATGCCCTGCTTTTGACTTGCAATCTGTTTGCTCTGGCTTTATTTTTGCACTAACAACAGCAGAGCAATATGTTAAAACTGGTGCCGCTAAGAATGTTTTAGTAGTTGGTAGTGAAACCATGTCAAGAATTGTTGACTGGAATGATCGCTCAACAGCTATTCTTTTTGGCGATGGAGCTGGCGCTGTCATTCTAAGTGGTAGTGAAGAAACTGGCATTCTACATTCTAAATTATTTAGCGATGGTGACTACTTATCATCTTTACACGTTAATAACAACTTTATTAATGAAACTGGTTTTATTGAAATGGCGGGTAATGAAGTTTATAAAATTGCCGTAAATCGCCTATCTGAGCTCGCTGAAGAGACATTAAATGATGTAGGAATGAACTCAGAAGAGCTTGATTGGATGGTACCACATCAAGCCAACATTCGCATTATCTCAAGCGTTGCCAAACGTATTAAAACACCAATGGACAAGGTAATTGTCACTTTGGAAAACCATGGTAATACTTCTGCTGCCTCTATTCCATTGGCTCTTGACGTGGCTGTAAGAGATGGTAGGATTAAAAAAGGTGACAACCTTTTAATGGAAGGTATTGGCGGAGGCTTTAGTTGGGGCAGTGTTTTAGTAAAATTCTAA
- a CDS encoding polyprenyl synthetase family protein has protein sequence MKFDQYVTRVNARLDQYLTTQGQLTEAMRYSVLAGGKRFRPILSYCVADMFGSNLDLVDSSSCAVEFIHAYSLIHDDLPAMDDDDIRHNQPSCHKRFDEAQAILAGDGLQALAFEVLVNDPLLDNQVKIDLLSSLTHAAFEMAEGQAIDLSIVDQTVSIDLLESMHRKKTGELLSCAVDLGAIVAQCSEQDRATLKIFSQAIGLAYQIQDDVLDIEIPVGILGKRQHSDSEKNKPTYPAIIGLQESKDAYQALYLQANDCLSDLSLDAQVLQRLIEKLQTREF, from the coding sequence ATGAAATTTGACCAATATGTCACTAGGGTTAATGCGAGACTTGATCAGTATTTAACAACCCAAGGTCAGCTAACTGAAGCAATGCGATATAGTGTTCTAGCAGGTGGTAAGCGCTTTAGACCTATACTTTCTTATTGTGTAGCTGATATGTTCGGCTCTAACTTAGATTTGGTGGATTCTAGTAGTTGCGCGGTGGAATTTATTCACGCATATTCACTCATCCATGATGATCTTCCAGCAATGGATGATGACGATATTCGCCATAACCAGCCATCTTGTCATAAGCGCTTTGATGAAGCTCAGGCAATCTTAGCAGGTGACGGGCTTCAAGCGCTTGCTTTTGAGGTACTGGTAAATGATCCTTTATTGGATAATCAAGTAAAAATAGACTTATTGTCATCTCTTACGCATGCTGCTTTTGAGATGGCTGAAGGGCAAGCAATTGACTTATCAATTGTTGATCAAACTGTTAGTATTGATTTACTTGAAAGCATGCATCGTAAAAAAACTGGAGAATTACTCAGTTGTGCAGTTGATCTAGGTGCGATAGTTGCTCAGTGCAGTGAGCAAGATCGAGCTACGTTAAAGATATTTTCCCAAGCTATTGGTTTGGCCTATCAAATACAAGACGATGTGCTCGACATTGAGATACCAGTTGGCATTTTAGGTAAGCGACAACATTCAGACAGTGAAAAAAATAAACCAACTTATCCTGCTATTATTGGGTTACAAGAATCCAAAGATGCTTATCAAGCATTGTATTTACAAGCTAATGATTGTTTGAGTGATTTGAGTTTAGATGCTCAGGTGTTGCAGCGACTTATTGAAAAGCTGCAAACTAGAGAGTTTTAG
- a CDS encoding exodeoxyribonuclease VII small subunit, with translation MTKKFDFNKGLTELEDIVKTMESGDLSLEDSLAFFSKGVELTKSCQSALNDASQKISKLTEQDGFVNEVPLDDS, from the coding sequence ATGACTAAAAAATTCGATTTTAATAAAGGCTTAACTGAATTAGAGGACATTGTAAAAACCATGGAGTCTGGTGATTTAAGTTTAGAAGATTCTTTAGCTTTTTTTTCTAAAGGTGTTGAGCTAACTAAATCTTGTCAGTCGGCACTTAACGATGCTAGTCAAAAAATTTCAAAACTTACCGAACAAGATGGGTTTGTCAATGAAGTCCCACTAGATGATTCGTAA
- the plsX gene encoding phosphate acyltransferase PlsX, giving the protein MTIKVSIDASGGDHGIPVTIEAGIKALGKFQDLQLTFVGDQSSIESEINSHSPSKKTMSRIQIVHATEVVLMNESPAIALRKKKDSSMRVAINLVDSNIVDACVSAGNTGALMAISRFVLKTIKGIDRPAIMGRMPTIKGHTHMLDLGANVDSSPQALLEFATMGSIAVEQTEDILNPTVGLLNIGEEEMKGNDKIKKTSELLKASNLNYHGFVEGDDIYKGTVDLVVCDGFEGNIALKASEGVASMMSHYLKRAFTRNWLTKIVALIAIPVLKDFKSSLDPGKYNGASLLGLRGIVVKSHGGADSDSFFMAISEAYTEVNAKIIDKISSQVSIELEKNE; this is encoded by the coding sequence ATGACTATTAAGGTATCAATTGATGCCTCAGGGGGAGATCATGGCATACCGGTTACAATTGAAGCAGGTATTAAAGCTCTGGGCAAATTTCAAGACCTACAATTAACTTTTGTAGGTGATCAATCTAGTATTGAATCTGAAATTAACAGCCATTCTCCTTCTAAGAAAACTATGTCTAGAATTCAAATTGTTCATGCTACAGAAGTAGTATTAATGAATGAATCTCCTGCCATTGCACTTCGCAAGAAGAAAGATTCTTCGATGCGTGTTGCTATCAATCTGGTTGACTCAAATATAGTAGATGCTTGTGTTAGCGCGGGCAATACTGGCGCCCTAATGGCAATCTCTCGTTTTGTACTTAAAACCATCAAAGGTATTGATAGACCTGCCATCATGGGACGTATGCCAACGATTAAAGGTCATACGCATATGCTAGATTTAGGTGCAAATGTTGACTCTAGTCCACAAGCACTTCTTGAATTTGCTACTATGGGTTCGATTGCTGTTGAGCAAACAGAAGACATTTTGAATCCAACTGTTGGTCTTTTAAATATTGGCGAAGAGGAGATGAAGGGTAATGACAAGATTAAAAAAACCTCTGAGTTACTTAAAGCCTCAAATCTAAACTATCATGGCTTTGTTGAAGGCGACGATATTTATAAAGGCACAGTAGATTTAGTTGTATGTGACGGCTTTGAAGGTAATATAGCCCTTAAAGCTAGCGAAGGTGTTGCTAGTATGATGAGTCATTATTTAAAGCGTGCTTTCACGCGCAACTGGCTAACTAAAATTGTCGCACTAATTGCTATTCCAGTCCTTAAAGATTTTAAATCAAGCCTAGATCCTGGAAAGTACAATGGTGCTAGCTTATTAGGCCTTCGTGGTATTGTAGTTAAAAGTCATGGTGGCGCTGATAGCGACTCATTCTTTATGGCAATCTCTGAGGCTTACACCGAAGTTAATGCTAAAATTATTGATAAGATATCTTCTCAAGTATCAATAGAATTAGAAAAAAATGAATAA